The nucleotide sequence attttgggGACTAATTTGACTAAGACATTGTTCTATACTTACATTCTTACGAATATCATCCTCAGAGATAAAAACCGAGTATTTTGTATAGTTTTTTGGTAAATACCAAATGTATTGTGTATAAAAAGAACCAGGATGAAAAAACACGGGTATACAACCCGCTAAGATCGAATCAAAAGCCGATCTTCGTGTAGACGAATCACCTTGAGGTTGTAAGCAAAAAACCGAATTTTGAAACATTTTCATTACATTACTCGGCGATTGACActttttttcaacaatcccacaaTCTAGAAGCTTCCCAACCCTCGAATTCTTGCATTGATCGATTAAAAGACTCCTAATCGAGGTACGATCATTTGGGCGTGGAGCACCTGCAAAACTAAACAACCATTTTCGCTCTAATTTTATCATTCTATCTTGCCAATCGAAAACTTCATAAGCTTTACAAGGATGGAAATACGTCGGATATGGTATAGCAAAATCGTTCGAATTCCATGGATTTGATTCCACAAGAAGCGTTGACATGTTTTTTACGGCCGGTAACAATAAAAACTTATTACCCCAATCGGTTTCTTCATCGCTCGATCTTCGATAATCCCAAGTAGGTCTACCTCCAACAAGAAAATGATCTTGACCGTTCATTATCTTCCATTCGTCTCTTTTTTGTAACCAATCAACAAGCTCGAAAGAAGTAGCATCTCTCAtagaaacattataaccccaaagaTATCTAGCAACATCAAACCCTGCGTAAAACGGGACAAAAATAGCAGAAGCTAGTGACGAATCATTCGTCAAGCATTCGTATTTCTTCATTCGATTAAAGAAAATAAGATCAAGAGTAAAGTGATCTGTATTATACCATCCATTATTTGAAAACACACCTTGAGTATTATTCAATTTAGGTCCAAATCCACCATTACTAGTGAATTTACACATACCTAACCATTTGTTAATACTTGCACATTCTTTCACTATATCTTCATTAAATCTTGAAGGAAGATCATAAACAAAAATATACCTTCCACCACAAGGATCACCGGTATTTTTTGCACTTCTCATTGCCTTCATGAAACCAAAATCTTTACGGTTCGATGAAATAACCGATTCGGAGTTTTCTTCTTCGGGGACGTACTGGACTAAATTCTGATCGGTTTTAGAAATATTGGTCCAAAAAATATGGCCTTCAGAAACACCATAAGAGTACAATAAACAGAGCCATAAGAATGCACAAAGTAACACTAAAACACAAACATGAGATTGTTTGAACATCATAGCTAGCTACCTTTCAAGTAACTAATAAATGTTGTAATATATTTATGGTGTGAATTGTTGTAATATAATTAGTAGCGAATGTAATTGGCGTGAGTAATTGGCTCACTTTTATATTTTATGGAGTACTGTACTATTGTAGCGACTTTCTTGATTTTAATTGGGTATTTGTAGTAGGTATTTCTGACTTGTAAATGTGTGTCACGtataattaaatatttaaattaCTTCAATTTGTATTGTGGTCAAGGTAAGATTCCCTAAATTCCgctagatatataaaaatatataaaagcttATTAACACGAAAAGTAGATAACGAGGGATGGTGGCCCCGCGAAAATACATTAAATTTTGAATCTGAATTATTTTTGTTATTTTGAACCTGTGATAAATGTAATCCAAACGTGTTATGTGATTTGTCGATATGAATGAGAGTAATCTGTGATATGCCCACACACCATATATATACAAGACTCTAACCAattcttcacacacacacacacacacacatacatgcaCTGCTATCTATGGTTAAATCAGTCGATTCATCCTACATCCCTTTGCTCTGTTTTGAAGAAACACCAAATCAAGAAATTAAAGTCAAAGTCAAGAAAACACACATTATCTAAATCCCTTTGCTCAGTTTTGAAGAAACACTCAAATAATAAGTGATTATAGGAAAGAAAAATTCTCCGTAAGACACTGTGATTTAATTAATCAATAATTGACTCACATGTCTTCCCAATTATGGAATCAAATCAATAAACAGCATGTAAAAAGTCAAAAGTTgacttgtataataataataataataataataataataataataataataataataataataataataataataataatttatagattCTTGTAAGTTTTTTTGCGCTACTGGTCCCTCATTTTTAGCTAAGATATTTTTGCG is from Rutidosis leptorrhynchoides isolate AG116_Rl617_1_P2 chromosome 10, CSIRO_AGI_Rlap_v1, whole genome shotgun sequence and encodes:
- the LOC139870119 gene encoding xyloglucan galactosyltransferase MUR3-like — its product is MFKQSHVCVLVLLCAFLWLCLLYSYGVSEGHIFWTNISKTDQNLVQYVPEEENSESVISSNRKDFGFMKAMRSAKNTGDPCGGRYIFVYDLPSRFNEDIVKECASINKWLGMCKFTSNGGFGPKLNNTQGVFSNNGWYNTDHFTLDLIFFNRMKKYECLTNDSSLASAIFVPFYAGFDVARYLWGYNVSMRDATSFELVDWLQKRDEWKIMNGQDHFLVGGRPTWDYRRSSDEETDWGNKFLLLPAVKNMSTLLVESNPWNSNDFAIPYPTYFHPCKAYEVFDWQDRMIKLERKWLFSFAGAPRPNDRTSIRSLLIDQCKNSRVGKLLDCGIVEKKCQSPSNVMKMFQNSVFCLQPQGDSSTRRSAFDSILAGCIPVFFHPGSFYTQYIWYLPKNYTKYSVFISEDDIRKNVSIEQCLSQISPQNIKKMRENVISLIPKVIYANPRCKLETLKDAFDVSVEAIINKVTKLRKDMIEGRTDDDDLIEGLSWKYGLLGEDEYVNVHEWDLFFDGTKNTPDTIKNFSIDDEQQEE